In Limisalsivibrio acetivorans, one genomic interval encodes:
- the folP gene encoding dihydropteroate synthase has product MRLSELKPEKERIEYELRKIGVDPYALSMRDKGVSAVYKLYSLTPGQGNIIKQEALASGIDAAVCRGCINCTVDATDVLLLGSRRGLRILSERLLKQPFGLAEAGRRISEQLNKTSIKRLIHRSGEISLDKTLLMGIINLTPDSFSDGGVYLDPDNLNKRIEEFINYDVEIADIGGESSRPGAEQVSAEEEIERILSPLLKLKEAGMTVSVDTVKSSVAAKALENGADIINDISGFNYDPDLAGVCAEHGAAVCLMHMKGEPGTMQDNPSYDNLLDEVKSSLEVSIETALKAGISEESIILDPGFGFGKTIEHNYALLKYIGEFKSWGLPLLAGVSRKSMIGRVVKGESRLAGTLAAETAAVLGGADIIRAHDIPETRDMLTVADMIKGAEANA; this is encoded by the coding sequence TTGAGGCTAAGTGAACTAAAACCTGAAAAAGAAAGAATAGAATACGAACTGCGGAAAATCGGGGTCGACCCCTACGCCCTATCCATGCGGGATAAGGGCGTTTCCGCAGTTTATAAGCTCTATAGCCTTACTCCGGGGCAGGGTAACATAATCAAGCAAGAGGCACTCGCCTCTGGAATTGATGCGGCGGTATGCAGAGGGTGTATCAACTGCACGGTGGATGCCACAGATGTCCTGCTGCTCGGTTCCCGCCGCGGTTTACGCATCCTGAGTGAAAGACTACTGAAACAGCCCTTCGGTCTGGCAGAAGCCGGAAGAAGAATAAGCGAACAGCTGAATAAAACATCTATCAAAAGATTAATCCATCGAAGCGGTGAAATATCACTGGATAAAACCCTCCTAATGGGCATTATTAATCTTACACCCGATTCTTTCAGCGATGGAGGGGTTTATCTTGATCCCGACAATCTTAATAAAAGAATTGAAGAGTTCATCAATTATGATGTTGAAATAGCGGATATCGGCGGAGAATCCTCCCGCCCCGGCGCTGAGCAGGTTTCTGCGGAAGAAGAGATCGAGAGGATCCTTTCTCCACTGCTCAAGTTGAAAGAAGCGGGTATGACAGTTTCGGTGGATACAGTAAAAAGTTCTGTAGCTGCTAAGGCTTTAGAGAATGGAGCCGATATTATAAATGATATAAGCGGTTTTAACTACGATCCGGATCTTGCCGGGGTCTGTGCGGAGCACGGGGCGGCAGTCTGCCTTATGCATATGAAAGGGGAACCGGGTACGATGCAGGATAACCCCAGTTACGACAACCTTCTGGACGAGGTTAAGAGCTCCCTTGAGGTGTCCATTGAGACCGCACTAAAAGCTGGTATCAGTGAAGAATCCATAATTTTGGATCCGGGCTTTGGCTTCGGCAAAACAATTGAACATAACTACGCACTTCTAAAATATATCGGTGAGTTTAAATCATGGGGGCTCCCCCTTCTTGCGGGTGTCTCCAGAAAGTCTATGATAGGCAGGGTTGTTAAGGGCGAAAGCAGGCTTGCCGGCACACTCGCCGCAGAGACCGCCGCAGTTCTCGGCGGAGCAGATATTATACGGGCACACGACATACCCGAAACAAGGGATATGTTAACAGTTGCAGATATGATCAAAGGAGCAGAGGCGAATGCCTGA
- the tilS gene encoding tRNA lysidine(34) synthetase TilS: MIEHEDKRLLVAFSGGKDSASLLHYLCCRGYDVSACHVDHGIRGDNAVSDALFCRSFCIERSIPFYLCEVDVPAFARERGLSPEHAARELRYRELRRVLDENGLDLILTAHTKNDAVESVFIRLFQGASVFSLGVFSGGERLHRPMLSISTEQVNTYNSDNSVSHIYDETNDDNRYMRNWIRGSILKVLEDEHPEYIDNILGLAEDASAISDEVNRQLPVISRTAENGDTAELEEFNHLRNYEKRQFLRNMFINRFRAERRHINDALSLLSGSDSRRLNMPDGFIFEVSCGVIRLFDSGMISDFEIVKPAGVKSIEVPSRNVVATFSESLTEKRILLRNRRAGDRLGAKKLKDILSERRLPLFDRDRLILCESEEGIVFVENIFCNDNIHLDFS, translated from the coding sequence TTGATAGAGCACGAGGATAAACGTCTCCTCGTTGCTTTCTCCGGTGGAAAGGACTCCGCATCGCTTCTTCATTACCTTTGCTGTCGTGGTTATGATGTTTCCGCATGCCACGTTGACCACGGCATAAGGGGCGACAACGCCGTTTCGGACGCCCTTTTCTGCCGCAGCTTCTGCATTGAGCGTTCCATACCGTTTTATCTCTGTGAGGTCGATGTACCAGCTTTCGCCAGGGAAAGGGGACTCTCCCCCGAGCATGCAGCGAGAGAACTTCGCTACAGAGAACTGAGAAGGGTTCTGGATGAAAACGGGCTTGATCTGATACTCACCGCACATACGAAGAACGATGCTGTGGAATCCGTCTTCATAAGGCTTTTTCAGGGAGCTTCGGTTTTCAGTCTCGGTGTGTTCTCCGGTGGTGAAAGGCTCCATCGTCCAATGCTCAGCATATCAACTGAACAAGTGAATACATATAACTCCGATAACTCCGTTTCGCACATCTACGATGAAACCAATGATGACAATCGCTACATGCGCAACTGGATCAGGGGGAGCATCTTAAAGGTGCTGGAGGATGAACACCCTGAGTACATTGATAATATTCTAGGTCTGGCGGAGGATGCTTCCGCCATTAGCGATGAGGTGAACAGGCAGTTGCCCGTTATCTCAAGGACTGCCGAGAACGGGGATACGGCTGAACTTGAGGAATTCAACCATCTGAGAAACTACGAAAAAAGGCAGTTTCTTCGAAACATGTTTATCAACCGCTTCCGTGCAGAGAGAAGGCATATCAATGATGCTCTATCACTTCTATCCGGTTCTGATTCCAGAAGGCTTAATATGCCGGACGGATTTATCTTCGAGGTCTCCTGCGGTGTGATAAGGCTCTTTGACTCTGGAATGATCTCAGATTTTGAGATCGTGAAGCCTGCAGGTGTAAAAAGCATCGAAGTACCTTCGAGAAATGTTGTTGCCACCTTTTCAGAATCCTTGACAGAGAAGCGGATTTTGCTTAGAAACAGGCGTGCAGGTGACAGGCTTGGAGCTAAAAAGCTCAAGGATATTCTATCGGAAAGAAGGCTCCCTCTTTTTGACAGGGACAGGCTGATCCTGTGCGAAAGCGAAGAAGGGATTGTATTTGTTGAAAATATTTTCTGTAATGATAATATACACCTGGACTTCTCCTGA
- the mltG gene encoding endolytic transglycosylase MltG, with product MILRIIVLVITLAFAGSFLAGWWITENEKFLKNNNVTIELDIPKNGTFNEVYDRVFKHMETPPFFREYLIYVKKADRRIKYGYYNAEGTSLKELMEAIYKGAQSTMKITFPEGYNIHDMANVIEEKKMAGAEEFLKACLDDDFIKKLTGYDAPTIEGFLYPDTYYFAPYTKPDYIIRTMYANFKDNLPENFGEKVGRYGLSEYEGVILASIIQKETYRIEESKLVASVFYNRLKRGMRLQADPTIIYGKYAEFDGNIRKSDIKDDTNPYNTYQIKGLPPTPISNPSRQALEAAAEPADTRYLYFVATKEGKHVFSKSYREHRRNVYIHQKKR from the coding sequence ATGATTCTGCGTATAATCGTTCTTGTAATAACACTCGCCTTTGCAGGCTCCTTCCTTGCGGGGTGGTGGATTACGGAGAATGAAAAATTCCTGAAAAACAATAACGTTACGATAGAGCTGGATATACCCAAAAACGGTACATTCAACGAGGTCTACGATCGTGTTTTCAAGCATATGGAAACGCCCCCTTTCTTCCGTGAGTATCTTATTTACGTCAAAAAGGCGGACAGAAGGATCAAATACGGCTACTACAACGCCGAGGGCACAAGCCTTAAGGAGCTGATGGAGGCTATCTACAAGGGGGCTCAGTCCACCATGAAGATAACCTTCCCCGAGGGGTACAACATCCACGACATGGCCAATGTTATTGAAGAGAAGAAGATGGCCGGCGCCGAGGAGTTCCTGAAGGCATGCCTTGACGATGACTTCATCAAAAAACTTACCGGATACGATGCCCCCACCATAGAAGGTTTCCTCTATCCGGACACATACTACTTCGCACCCTACACAAAACCGGACTATATAATCCGAACCATGTACGCCAACTTCAAGGACAACCTTCCCGAGAATTTCGGCGAAAAGGTGGGGAGATACGGGCTCAGCGAGTATGAGGGAGTTATCCTAGCCTCTATTATACAGAAGGAGACATACAGAATCGAGGAATCGAAGCTGGTGGCCTCCGTCTTCTACAACAGGCTCAAGCGGGGGATGCGTCTGCAGGCGGATCCCACAATAATCTACGGGAAATACGCCGAATTCGACGGCAATATCCGAAAAAGTGATATAAAGGATGATACAAACCCATACAACACCTACCAGATAAAAGGACTGCCCCCTACCCCCATATCAAACCCCAGCAGACAGGCCCTTGAGGCTGCAGCAGAGCCGGCGGATACCCGCTATCTCTACTTTGTAGCCACCAAGGAGGGGAAGCACGTCTTCAGCAAATCTTACAGGGAACACAGGCGCAACGTATACATCCACCAGAAGAAACGCTAA
- the carA gene encoding glutamine-hydrolyzing carbamoyl-phosphate synthase small subunit encodes MNKALLVLTDGTVFEGRSFGAEGTSEGEVVFNTSMAGYQEILTDPSYAGQMVAMTYPLIGNYGVNEEDFESIRPFLSAFIVKEYSKVHSNYRATSSLGDFLKKHGIIGIEGIDTRMLVRHIREQGSMNGIISTETDDIEDLKKRAAEIEDIVGKDLVKDVTCKEPYEWRQTAWSIDNGYGETDGSRMHIVAVDFGIKQNILRYFAELGCRVTVVPATTTIEEIDALNPDGVFLSNGPGDPEPVTYGIELTKQLIGKYPLFGICLGNQILGLALGGRTYKLKFGHHGGNQPVKDLETGKVEISAQNHCFAVDIDSLGDQVEVTHINLNDKTVEGLRHREHPIFSVQYHPENGPGPHDATYLFERFVKLVESSR; translated from the coding sequence ATGAACAAAGCACTGCTCGTTCTAACAGACGGAACCGTATTTGAGGGAAGAAGCTTTGGTGCAGAAGGCACCAGCGAAGGGGAGGTTGTTTTCAACACCTCCATGGCCGGCTATCAGGAGATTCTCACAGACCCCTCCTATGCAGGACAGATGGTTGCAATGACCTACCCGCTCATAGGGAACTACGGCGTTAACGAAGAGGACTTCGAGTCCATACGCCCCTTCCTCTCCGCATTTATCGTGAAGGAATACAGCAAGGTTCATTCAAACTACAGGGCGACCTCGAGCCTCGGCGATTTCCTGAAAAAGCACGGTATCATAGGCATCGAGGGGATAGACACGAGGATGTTAGTACGCCATATCCGAGAGCAGGGCTCCATGAACGGTATCATAAGCACGGAAACCGATGACATTGAAGACCTTAAAAAACGTGCAGCAGAGATCGAGGATATCGTCGGCAAGGATCTCGTTAAGGATGTTACCTGCAAAGAGCCCTACGAGTGGCGCCAGACAGCCTGGAGCATAGACAACGGCTACGGCGAGACGGACGGAAGCCGCATGCACATCGTTGCCGTTGACTTTGGCATAAAACAGAACATACTCCGCTATTTCGCAGAGCTCGGCTGCAGGGTTACGGTGGTTCCCGCAACCACAACCATTGAAGAGATCGATGCGCTCAACCCGGACGGCGTTTTCCTCAGCAACGGCCCCGGTGATCCTGAACCTGTAACCTACGGTATCGAGCTCACGAAACAACTCATAGGGAAATACCCCCTCTTCGGAATATGCCTGGGCAATCAGATCCTCGGCCTCGCCCTCGGGGGCAGGACATATAAGCTCAAGTTCGGCCACCACGGCGGCAACCAGCCAGTGAAGGATCTCGAAACGGGCAAGGTGGAGATATCCGCACAGAACCACTGCTTTGCAGTTGATATCGACAGTCTCGGGGATCAGGTCGAGGTTACGCATATAAACCTTAACGACAAGACCGTTGAGGGTCTGCGCCACAGAGAACACCCTATATTCTCCGTTCAGTACCATCCGGAGAACGGACCCGGGCCCCATGATGCAACCTACCTTTTTGAACGCTTTGTAAAGCTTGTGGAGAGCAGCAGATAG
- the hpt gene encoding hypoxanthine phosphoribosyltransferase — MKKHTLAEFISEEELRAKVVELGKSINEAYAGKELLIVGVLKGSFIFMADLVRELHEPKVETAFMTVSSYRGASTKSSGSVQLVCDIDRPLKDTHVLIVEDIIDSGYTINYLSDVIKVREPDSVGVCALLDKPSRRIKDFQADFIGFEIPDKFVVGYGLDYDGKYRNLKNISIVKFDGVEE, encoded by the coding sequence GTGAAGAAACATACCCTTGCGGAGTTTATCTCGGAAGAGGAGCTTCGTGCAAAGGTTGTAGAGCTCGGCAAAAGTATAAATGAAGCCTATGCCGGGAAGGAACTGCTTATTGTCGGTGTTCTCAAGGGGTCCTTCATCTTCATGGCGGATCTTGTGCGGGAACTTCATGAACCAAAAGTTGAAACAGCTTTCATGACTGTATCCAGTTACAGGGGGGCAAGCACAAAATCGAGCGGATCGGTTCAGCTCGTTTGTGATATCGACAGACCCCTCAAGGATACCCATGTGCTCATAGTCGAAGACATCATAGACTCAGGCTATACGATCAACTATCTCAGCGATGTTATTAAGGTTCGTGAGCCTGATTCTGTAGGTGTATGCGCACTTCTTGACAAACCCTCAAGAAGGATAAAAGACTTCCAGGCCGATTTTATCGGCTTTGAGATACCTGATAAGTTCGTTGTGGGCTACGGCCTCGATTACGACGGCAAATACAGGAACCTGAAAAACATATCGATTGTTAAATTCGACGGCGTGGAGGAGTAA
- the ftsH gene encoding ATP-dependent zinc metalloprotease FtsH produces the protein MNNNLYKNMALWLVIAFIMVFLFNVISETQSVLKDISYSDFVQAVQKGEVESVTIKQNKLTGVFIEGGQFESYSPDDPNLVSMLQENNVRITAKPPDRSPWYMQVLISWLPMLLLIGVWIFFMRQMQGGGGGKAFSFGKSKAKLLTKDQQKVTFKDVAGVEEAKEELEEIIEFLKDPHKFQKLGGKIPKGVLLVGPPGTGKTLLARAVAGEAGVNYFSISGSDFVEMFVGVGASRVRDLFEQGKKNAPCIIFMDEIDAVGRHRGAGLGGGHDEREQTLNQLLVEMDGFESNEGVILIAATNRPDVLDPALLRPGRFDRQVVVPRPDMNGRLEILKVHTGTVNLADDVDLTNVAKGTPGFAGAELANLVNEAALIAARKDKEKVDLEDLEEAKDKVMMGKERKSMVLKDAEKETTAYHEAGHAIVAKMVKEADPVHKVSIIPRGMALGITQQLPEDDRHMYSKEYMEAMLAVLMGGRCAEELIYDRLTTGAGNDIERATDISRKMVCSWGMSKKMGPLAYGKKDEQVFLGKDLGSAKDYSETTAVLIDDEIKQFVMGGHNTAYTILKENIGLLHATTRLLLDKETIDGKEIEDLMQRIESGEIDEEMLKPVKHISGENAVPNNGNPVKPEKQESEKQESAKQESEKQESAKQDEEKTESSESNKEAEEVEAK, from the coding sequence ATGAACAACAATCTCTATAAGAATATGGCGCTTTGGCTTGTTATAGCCTTTATTATGGTGTTTCTGTTCAATGTTATCTCAGAAACCCAGAGCGTCCTGAAAGATATATCCTATTCCGACTTCGTTCAGGCGGTGCAGAAGGGGGAAGTGGAATCGGTTACCATTAAGCAGAACAAGCTCACAGGAGTGTTCATCGAAGGGGGGCAGTTCGAAAGCTATTCTCCCGATGACCCCAACCTTGTAAGCATGTTGCAGGAAAACAACGTCCGCATTACCGCAAAGCCGCCAGACAGGAGCCCCTGGTACATGCAGGTGCTTATCTCGTGGCTTCCTATGCTTCTGCTCATCGGTGTATGGATCTTCTTCATGCGCCAGATGCAGGGTGGCGGCGGAGGCAAGGCCTTCAGCTTCGGAAAGAGCAAGGCCAAGCTTCTAACCAAAGACCAGCAGAAGGTTACATTCAAGGATGTAGCAGGTGTTGAAGAGGCGAAGGAAGAGCTTGAGGAGATTATCGAATTCCTCAAGGATCCCCATAAATTCCAGAAACTCGGCGGTAAGATACCTAAGGGCGTGCTCCTTGTGGGGCCTCCCGGAACGGGTAAAACCCTTCTCGCCAGAGCGGTCGCAGGAGAGGCAGGCGTAAACTATTTCAGCATAAGCGGTTCGGACTTCGTGGAGATGTTCGTGGGTGTCGGTGCCTCAAGGGTGCGGGACCTCTTCGAGCAGGGTAAAAAGAATGCCCCCTGCATCATCTTCATGGACGAGATCGACGCCGTCGGCCGTCACAGAGGCGCAGGCCTTGGCGGAGGGCATGACGAGCGTGAGCAGACACTTAACCAGCTCCTTGTGGAGATGGACGGATTCGAATCCAACGAGGGTGTTATCCTCATTGCGGCAACCAACCGCCCCGATGTACTTGACCCCGCTCTGCTTCGCCCCGGACGTTTCGACAGGCAGGTTGTTGTACCCAGACCCGACATGAACGGACGCCTTGAGATCCTTAAGGTGCATACTGGTACGGTGAACCTGGCCGATGATGTGGATCTCACAAACGTCGCCAAGGGTACCCCCGGTTTTGCTGGTGCAGAGCTTGCAAACCTTGTTAACGAGGCCGCCCTTATCGCCGCAAGGAAGGATAAGGAGAAGGTGGATCTTGAGGACCTCGAAGAGGCGAAGGACAAGGTTATGATGGGTAAGGAGCGTAAGAGCATGGTGCTCAAGGATGCGGAGAAGGAAACCACCGCATACCATGAGGCTGGTCACGCCATCGTTGCCAAGATGGTTAAGGAGGCGGATCCCGTTCATAAGGTGAGCATCATACCGAGGGGAATGGCTCTTGGTATTACCCAGCAGCTCCCCGAGGATGACAGGCACATGTACTCCAAGGAATATATGGAGGCTATGCTGGCTGTACTTATGGGTGGACGCTGTGCAGAGGAGCTTATCTACGACAGGCTCACCACCGGTGCCGGTAACGACATAGAACGTGCCACGGACATATCACGCAAGATGGTTTGCTCCTGGGGTATGAGCAAGAAGATGGGACCTCTGGCCTACGGCAAGAAGGATGAGCAGGTGTTCCTCGGTAAAGACCTTGGAAGCGCAAAGGATTACAGCGAGACCACAGCTGTTCTCATAGATGACGAGATAAAGCAGTTTGTTATGGGTGGGCACAACACCGCCTATACCATACTTAAGGAAAATATTGGGCTTCTCCATGCCACAACAAGACTGCTACTTGATAAAGAAACCATTGATGGTAAAGAGATAGAAGATCTCATGCAAAGGATTGAGTCCGGCGAGATAGATGAGGAAATGCTCAAACCTGTTAAGCATATTTCAGGCGAGAATGCAGTTCCGAACAATGGAAACCCTGTTAAGCCCGAGAAGCAGGAATCCGAGAAGCAAGAATCCGCGAAGCAGGAATCCGAGAAGCAAGAATCCGCGAAGCAGGATGAAGAGAAGACCGAATCATCCGAATCGAACAAAGAAGCAGAAGAAGTTGAGGCTAAGTGA
- a CDS encoding ATP-dependent DNA helicase has translation MSISRYFTEAEYLPKLLPSFRARPGQSEAAEFIFKGMDDYFPAAVEAPTGSGKTLSYLIPAFELERRVVISTKTKQLMSQILNKDIETVRKLFGREVDVHHLKGRRNYICHNRYFRHIHSSPDFYPDVIDWFESVQGEYIIEVPYSSFGGEIIERMTADSYQCMGSNCSFHSVCSFYRARELANAADIVVTNHHLIASDIALKSESEHASVLEFADHIIFDEAHGLIDIFPLFAGSEINLRNFLGLITENKTEFSPKEIDAAKASYNALLMDTRESRSRYEERKDDIDRFLNTAFAMLEGVKETEVADTFKKLKKKLEPISKGEDGVKFVDAGPGSVSVKYIPFTAGEIFRKGIKNSCLSPVFISATLTAGESFGYFLNELGYHKEEVRTKRMGAVFDFAEKGRLFVPRGVTPDNGGADGLYLSLASRVEGSLLIICNSLRRVGELEELFSSHLPDKKLFVQGSSDVYGKEAREGGIFIGCNVFREGVDFAHTGLSCVILDKLPFEYPDDVYLREKADRVQAEKGSGFMHFFLPRAVIYFKQAVGRLLRHEDDMGLWVVLDGRLLSKSYGKAFLDALDGVERVRSLNDAIRFLEECDEQNKDRL, from the coding sequence ATGTCTATTTCACGTTATTTCACCGAAGCCGAATACCTCCCCAAACTCCTCCCCTCGTTCCGTGCGAGGCCGGGGCAGTCCGAGGCGGCCGAATTTATCTTTAAGGGCATGGATGACTACTTCCCGGCGGCTGTGGAAGCACCCACAGGCTCGGGCAAAACCCTGTCATACCTAATACCCGCCTTCGAGCTGGAGCGCAGGGTTGTTATATCCACAAAAACGAAACAGCTCATGAGCCAGATCCTTAATAAGGATATAGAAACGGTGCGAAAGCTTTTCGGCAGGGAGGTGGATGTTCATCACCTCAAGGGGCGGCGCAACTATATATGCCATAACCGCTACTTCCGTCATATCCACTCGAGCCCAGATTTCTACCCCGATGTAATAGACTGGTTCGAAAGCGTGCAGGGAGAATACATCATCGAGGTCCCCTACAGCAGCTTCGGCGGTGAGATAATAGAACGAATGACGGCGGACAGCTACCAGTGTATGGGTTCAAACTGTTCCTTCCACAGCGTTTGCTCATTCTATAGGGCGAGGGAGCTGGCAAACGCCGCTGACATTGTTGTCACCAATCATCATCTTATCGCAAGCGACATAGCACTCAAGAGCGAGAGTGAACATGCATCTGTCCTTGAGTTTGCTGATCATATAATCTTCGACGAGGCCCACGGCCTCATCGACATATTCCCCCTCTTTGCGGGGAGCGAGATAAACCTGCGTAACTTCCTCGGGCTTATCACAGAAAACAAAACCGAGTTCAGTCCGAAAGAGATAGATGCGGCCAAGGCATCCTACAACGCACTGCTCATGGATACCAGAGAGAGCAGAAGCAGATACGAGGAGCGCAAGGACGACATAGACCGATTCCTGAACACAGCCTTTGCAATGCTCGAAGGTGTTAAGGAAACCGAAGTTGCGGACACGTTCAAGAAGCTTAAGAAGAAGCTTGAGCCGATCAGCAAAGGTGAGGACGGCGTTAAGTTTGTGGATGCCGGTCCTGGCTCGGTGAGCGTTAAGTATATTCCTTTCACAGCAGGGGAGATCTTCCGAAAAGGTATAAAAAACAGCTGTCTGTCACCTGTTTTCATAAGTGCAACGCTTACGGCTGGGGAGAGCTTCGGTTACTTCCTGAACGAGCTCGGCTACCATAAGGAAGAGGTGCGCACAAAAAGGATGGGTGCCGTTTTCGATTTTGCCGAGAAGGGGAGGCTCTTCGTCCCAAGAGGTGTAACGCCGGACAACGGGGGTGCGGACGGGCTCTATCTCTCCCTTGCTTCAAGGGTTGAGGGCTCCCTGCTTATCATATGCAACTCTCTGCGCCGTGTGGGTGAGCTTGAGGAGCTTTTTAGCAGCCATCTCCCCGATAAAAAACTCTTCGTACAGGGGAGCTCGGATGTTTACGGCAAGGAGGCCCGGGAGGGGGGCATCTTTATAGGTTGCAATGTTTTCCGTGAAGGTGTCGACTTTGCCCATACGGGGTTGTCCTGTGTTATCCTTGATAAGCTCCCCTTCGAATACCCCGATGACGTTTACCTCAGGGAAAAAGCGGACAGGGTTCAGGCGGAGAAAGGGAGCGGCTTTATGCACTTTTTTCTCCCTAGAGCTGTGATATACTTCAAGCAGGCGGTGGGAAGGCTCCTCCGCCATGAGGATGATATGGGTCTTTGGGTCGTTCTGGACGGACGGCTTCTGAGCAAGAGTTACGGTAAGGCCTTCCTCGATGCCCTTGATGGGGTAGAGAGGGTGCGCAGTCTTAATGATGCCATACGCTTTCTGGAGGAATGCGATGAACAGAATAAAGATCGACTATAA
- a CDS encoding trypsin-like peptidase domain-containing protein, translated as MFRKNLLFFLIIGIITVFGHNCKADSKTERLAPPEEKLASERATPVVRAVQKVEKSVVNIRTEKTVERRISPFMNDPIFNDPFFEDFFGMRKRKYKTQSLGSGVVVDRKGTIVTNYHVVEAATKIFVIFSDDTNYEAEVIGGDKSLDLAILKIKDADKSFPFAELGTSEDLMLGETIIAMGNPYGLNSSVTTGVISATQRVMKIGDYYAPFIQTDALINPGNSGGPLLNINGDIIGINSAIYREAQGIGFSIPIDTVNRVMPEILEYGRVRRGYPGFTVIDVTRGDDIKLMVEKVDDGSNADKIGLEPGDEIVRIGGVPVSSAEAMGHLLRSYPPGSPLEIAIRRNGEDYRGKILMEERPEDYGLKWLKEKYGIVIREKKGYLTVSQSRDSNYIRNGDILVAVNNNELNSLGDLNRLLTENEGKSFILTVYRGDRLLRVKVNP; from the coding sequence ATGTTCAGAAAGAATCTACTATTTTTCTTAATTATTGGCATAATTACCGTTTTCGGCCACAACTGCAAGGCGGACTCCAAGACGGAAAGGCTTGCTCCACCGGAGGAAAAGCTTGCTTCGGAACGGGCAACACCCGTTGTTCGGGCCGTGCAGAAGGTGGAGAAGAGCGTTGTAAACATACGTACCGAAAAGACCGTCGAGAGACGCATAAGCCCTTTCATGAACGATCCTATATTCAATGATCCCTTCTTCGAAGATTTCTTCGGTATGCGAAAGCGTAAATACAAGACCCAGTCCCTCGGTTCGGGGGTTGTTGTAGACCGGAAAGGAACCATCGTAACAAACTACCACGTTGTTGAGGCGGCAACGAAGATCTTCGTTATATTCAGTGATGACACAAACTACGAGGCGGAGGTCATCGGCGGCGATAAGTCACTGGATCTTGCCATACTTAAGATTAAGGATGCAGACAAAAGTTTCCCCTTTGCAGAGCTAGGCACAAGTGAAGATCTTATGCTCGGCGAAACGATAATAGCCATGGGCAACCCTTACGGGCTCAACAGCTCCGTAACAACAGGCGTTATCAGCGCAACCCAGCGTGTTATGAAGATAGGGGACTATTATGCACCCTTCATCCAGACCGATGCACTCATCAACCCCGGAAACTCAGGCGGACCTCTCCTTAATATCAATGGAGATATAATAGGCATTAACTCAGCCATTTACAGGGAGGCCCAAGGTATCGGCTTCTCCATACCCATAGACACCGTGAACAGGGTTATGCCGGAGATACTCGAATACGGGCGTGTACGCAGGGGCTACCCCGGCTTTACGGTTATAGACGTCACCAGGGGTGATGACATTAAGCTCATGGTGGAAAAGGTTGATGACGGCTCGAATGCTGATAAAATCGGTCTTGAGCCGGGTGATGAGATTGTACGTATTGGTGGAGTTCCCGTCTCCTCCGCCGAAGCTATGGGGCATCTTCTCAGAAGCTATCCCCCCGGCTCACCCCTTGAGATAGCTATCCGCAGGAATGGTGAGGACTACCGCGGAAAGATCCTCATGGAGGAAAGACCCGAGGACTACGGTCTCAAGTGGCTGAAAGAGAAATACGGGATTGTCATCAGGGAAAAGAAAGGCTACCTTACCGTGAGCCAAAGCAGGGACTCAAACTATATCAGAAATGGCGATATTCTTGTCGCCGTTAATAATAATGAACTTAACAGCCTTGGGGATCTTAACAGGCTCCTCACAGAGAATGAGGGTAAATCCTTCATACTCACAGTTTACAGAGGGGACAGGCTTCTCAGGGTGAAGGTAAACCCATAA